One window of the Magnolia sinica isolate HGM2019 chromosome 19, MsV1, whole genome shotgun sequence genome contains the following:
- the LOC131234768 gene encoding copper transport protein ATX1-like yields the protein MQTVVLKVGMSCEGCVGAVKRVLTKMEGVESFDVDIKEQKVTVKGNVQPEAVLQTVSKTGKKTSFWEAEAGAEAKAPPTEAEAAPKEAVAAT from the exons ATGCAGACTGTGGTCCTCAAGGTCGGTATGTCTTGTGAAGGCTGTGTGGGTGCTGTGAAAAGGGTTCTTACCAAGATGGAAG GCGTTGAGTCATTTGACGTGGACATAAAGGAGCAGAAAGTAACGGTGAAGGGCAATGTGCAGCCTGAGGCAGTGCTGCAGACGGTCTCAAAGACTGGGAAGAAGACCTCCTTCTGGGAAGCAGAAGCTGGAGCTGAAGCCAAAGCCCCTCCTACGGAGGCCGAGGCCGCCCCCAAGGAAGCCGTTGCTGCTACATGA